A genomic segment from Sciurus carolinensis chromosome 1, mSciCar1.2, whole genome shotgun sequence encodes:
- the Exosc10 gene encoding exosome component 10 isoform X3 yields MAPPSPREPKSPSATSATQPDGDMVLPGFPDADSFVKFALGSVVAVTKASGGLPQFGDEYDFYRSFPGFQAFCETQGDRLLQCMSRVMQYHGCRSNIKDRSKVTELEDKFDLLVDTNDVILERVGILLDEASGVNKHQQPVLPAGLQVPKTIVSSWNRKAGEYGRKAKSETFRLLHAKNIIRPQLKFREKIDNSNTPFLPKIFVKPNAQKPLPPALSKERRERPQDRPEDLDVPPALADFIHQQRTQQVEQDMFAHPYQYELDHFTPPDSVLEKPRPQLYRPVEETPCHFVSSLDKLVELNEKLLNCQEFAVDLEHHSYRSFLGLTCLMQISTRMEDFIVDTLELRSDMYILNESLTDPAIVKVFHGADSDIEWLQKDFGLYVVNMFDTHQAARLLNLGRHSLDHLLKLYCSVESNKQYQLADWRIRPLPEEMLSYARDDTHYLLYIYDRMRLELWERGGDQPTQLQVVWQRSRDLCLKKFVKPIFTDESYLELYRKQKKHLNSQQLTAFQLLFAWRDKTARREDESYGYVLPNHMMLKIAEELPKEPQGIIACCNPVPPLVRQQINEMHLLIQQAREMPLLKSEAAAGVKKSGPLPSAERLENVLFGPHDCSHATPEGYPITPTAGSVPAQKWSNLFTDGKEESLLDPRCLLATAVVTLFNEPSTEENGKSPLTVAQKKAQNIMESFENPFRMFLPSLEHRGHISQAAKLDPSSKMYERGSVRMGFRSSVDAKALSV; encoded by the exons ATGGCGCCCCCCAGTCCCCGGGAGCCCAAGTCCCCGTCAGCCACCAGCGCCACGCAGCCCGACGGCGACATGGTGCTGCCGGGATTCCCCGACGCGGACAGCTTCGTGAAG TTCGCTCTTGGATCAGTGGTGGCAGTCACCAAGGCATCTGGAGGCCTACCACAGTTTGGTGATGAGTATGATTTTTACCGAAGTTTTCCTGGCTTCCAGGCATTTTGTGAAACACAGGGAGACAGGTTGCTTCAATG CATGAGTCGGGTGATGCAGTACCATGGGTGTCGCAGCAACATTAAGGATCGAAGCAAGGTGACTGAGCTGGAGGACAAGTTTGACTTATTAGTTGACACCAATGATGTGATTCTGGAGAGAGTG GGCATTTTGCTAGATGAAGCATCAGGTGTGAATAAGCATCAGCAACCTGTCCTCCCTGCAGGATTGCAGGTCCCCAAAACAATAGTGTCCAGCTGGAACCGGAAG GCAGGAGAATATGGCAGAAaagcaaaatctgaaactttccGGTTACTTCACGCAAAAAACATTATCCGGCCTCAACTCAAGTTTCGAGAGAAGATTGACAATTCCAACACTCCGTTTCTTCCTAAGATCTTCGTCAAGCCCAATGCTCAGAAACCACTCCCTCCAG CTCTTTCTAAAGAAAGGCGGGAACGCCCACAGGACCGTCCTGAGGACTTGGATGTCCCCCCTGCCCTGGCGGATTTCATCCATCAGCAGCGAACACAGCAGGTTGAGCAGGACAT GTTTGCACATCCTTATCAGTATGAGCTGGATCACTTCACCCCCCCAGATTCAGTGCTTGAGAAGCCACGGCCCCAG TTATACAGACCTGTAGAAGAAACACCCTGCCATTTTGTATCCTCCCTGGACAAACTTGTGGAACTCAACGAAAAACTCTTGAATTGTCAAGAATTTGCTGTAGACTTAGAG CATCACTCTTACAGGAGCTTCCTAGGACTCACCTGCCTGATGCAGATTTCCACCCGAATGGAAGACTTCATCGTGGACACCCTGGAGCTTCGCAGCGACATGTACATCCTCAACGAGAGCCTCACAGACCCGGCTATCGTTAAG GTCTTCCATGGCGCCGATTCTGACATAGAGTGGCTACAGAAAGACTTCGGGCTGTACGTAGTGAACATGTTTGATACCCACCAGGCAGCGCGCCTCCTTAACCTGGGCAGGCACTCGCTCGATCATCTGCTGAAACTCTACTGCAGCGTGGAGTCCAACAAGCAGTACCAGCTAGCTGACTGGAGGATCCG CCCCCTGCCTGAGGAAATGCTCAGCTACGCCCGGGACGACACCCACTACCTGCTCTACATCTACGACAGAATGAGGCTCGAGCTGTGGGAGCGCGGTGGTGACCAGCCCACCCAGCTACAGGTGGTGTGGCAGCGGAGCCGCGACCTCTGCCTCAAG AAATTTGTCAAACCTATCTTCACTGACGAGTCCTACCTTGAACTGTATCGGAAGCAAAAGAAGCATCTCAACTCGCAGCAGTTGACAGCCTTCCAGCTGCTGTTTGCCTGGAGGGATAAAACAGCTCGCAGGGAGGATGAAAGCTACGG ATACGTCCTGCCGAACCACATGATGCTGAAGATAGCTGAAGAGTTGCCTAA GGAACCTCAGGGCATCATAGCTTGCTGCAACCCAGTACCGCCTCTTGTACGACAGCAGATCAATGAAATGCACCTTTTAATCCAGCAGGCTAGAGAGATGCCCCTGCTCAAG TCTGAAGCTGCAGCTGGAGTGAAGAAGAGCGGGCCGCTGCCCAGTGCCGAG AGGTTGGAGAATGTTCTCTTTGGACCTCATGACTGTTCCCATGCCACTCCAGAAGGCTACCCAATCACCCCAACTGCTG GATCTGTGCCAGCTCAGAAATGGTCGAACCTCTTCACTGACGGAAAGGAGGAGAGCCTGCTGGATCCCAGATGCCTTCTCGCCACAGCTGTCGTCACATTGTTTAAT GAACCTAGcactgaagaaaatggaaagagtcCATTAACAGTTGCACAGAAAAAAGCCCAGAACATAATGGAGTCCTTTGAAAACCCATTTAGGATG TTCCTGCCTTCGCTGGAGCACCGGGGCCACATTTCTCAGGCAGCAAAGCTCGATCCCTCCTCAAAGATGTATGAA AGAGGTTCCGTGCGGATGGGCTTCAGATCTTCTGTGGATGCAAAAGCCCTTTCTGTCTAA